A stretch of DNA from Bactrocera neohumeralis isolate Rockhampton chromosome 6, APGP_CSIRO_Bneo_wtdbg2-racon-allhic-juicebox.fasta_v2, whole genome shotgun sequence:
ATTAACCTAACTCCTAACTCGTCCgcacttttttgccaaggaacacgtgcaccaagtttcattaagatatttttactcaagttatcgctgcacgaacggacaggcagacagtcactcggaattCGTGATCATCAAATTCATCTCGATTAACAACcgttgaacaaaactattatactctgtgacAACAAAAATTGGGAACATGTCATGTGCTTActctattttaattaatttctttgcaTCGCTAATTCATAtcctttggttttaaaatattaatctatatcctgtttttttttacacattcatacatacatgtatgtattatacTTAGTAGTACTCACATTGGTCTCAGGAAACGTCTCAAAACGAAATGCTTTTTGTCCACAACACGGATAACGACCGACTGGTCCGGCTAAAAAATCATCAGTAATTGATTCCATATAATTTGGACTCAAAGGATGAAAACGACACCACGCCATCTACAAAGGCATGCATAACATaccacaaattaaattaatatttttgtatatacatatgtacctacatacctTGTAAACTGGGAAATGTGATTcgcaaatgcaacaatataaaaaatggcAATGACCCCAAAGTTTCCAGTAAACCTTACGCCATGACCGATGCTCTTTATATATTTGCGCAATAAAGTTATTCATGTTCCACAGGTTGTCGCGCACGTGACAACTCGTCAGTTGACCCCATCGGGTTAATCGTGTGTTGTTAGGTTGACAGGGAATGTAAGATTTAATTGTGTTTGTAAGATGTTCACCacatcttttaaaaaaaaatttaaataaaataagataaacTGATTATCAATTTAATACCACCTTGAACATCGAAACAACCCAGCTAAACTATAGGAGTGCCCTCGCAGTGCCTCTGGCTCAGGCTCACAAAGGCTTTGAATAAGCTTTATCCACAAACGGGGTACTAAACGTTCTTTTTTGTCTCGCACCATTTCCAATTCCAAATTGGTAAACATAGCAGCTAACCGTGTAATTATTGAATCATTCAAACAGGAGAGATTTAAAGAACAACGTACTACATCACACAACCGAGCATGACAAAACGATAGGCATTCAACCATTAGAGGCTccatctttaaataaaaaataaatgcgtaAGCTTACAAATTAatagtttaatatattatactaaAATGTTTAGAAGTAAAGTCCACTCGACTCTTTATGTATTATCATaaccataaaatatgtatgagatactatgtatatggtatactaACTGATCAGATCAAGATGACTGCAGGAAATGCCTAGATCAGGGCACCAGGAAAACAaaggagcatctcttgtgcacttgccccgcattggcaagactacgctgtaagcatctggggtccctaCAGTATGATAaactggaagaggtatcgacAGTGAGGTCGCAGAGTGTGTAAAAATTCGAGTCAAGAgcaggcatcctaaacgatTACTACTTCTTTTGGACTTAGCAAgcgaactccatctggtatcgcaaaggaccaaactggtctacGCGTAGCttagattaacctaacctaacctaactatcCGGTATAAACAGAATTTTTGAAGGCGCGATCGTCGAATTGTAATTCAATCCGGTCATCACCGGTAGAGAGGTTGAAAGACTTGAAATGCCCCATCCATTTCGTTCGCTTATACTGATGTACCAGTTGTCGAACCTACAAAATGAAATCTCGTATGAGGGGATCATAGGGCATATAGGCTTAACGTAAGGTGTCTCATTCGTTTGTTAAAATTACTGGTACGGCTGGAAATTGTAGAAGGTGTTAATAATTCTTCCAGTCGGAACAAAACGTGCGGTAACTCCAGCTATCACCTTGCGAAATTGACGTTCGCCTAAGATTACGACCTTAGAATTTTTAGTGAAGTGAATATGCCCAATAAATTCTATCCAGTTAAGTTAAGGCTAACAAAGGTGCGAATGTTCGCACAGCTAAAGTCTGGGGGTTTCTCAAGCGATTCGTTGTTCATAAAATCGCTAGGGTAGTACTCCTGCGGTCAATGTCGACATCGATAAAACGGTATTGCACAGTGCTGTGCAGTATGAAGACTAGGCCTCCACCCTTATCTTGCTCGCTATCTTTACGTAAAAAGTTGAAACCTGCACTCAGAAGACCTAAGCGAAAGTTTCATTTGATTTCTTGAATGACAGTGAAGGCGTATCGATGCCTTCCCAGCTCATTAATCTAACTACTCTGGAGTCCATTGCaattactatatgtatataattctaGATTATAGCGGTCTGACACAAAGAACAAACTGTGACAGCAACCAGGAGTTGCCGTGTGATGTTCGCACGAAGACTGTCCGAAAGAGAGAAATATCTACATGTTAAAGTGCTCTGCTGTCTAAATTTAGCCCATCAATTTATATTTTCCCGATCTAggtaactaaaatttttttggaaattaaaagatttaaatCTTCGTAACGTACGTACGAATTGACTTTTTTGAATGTCCTCAAAAGTGGACAGAGCCGTATATATTTATAGCATGGAAATTATAGTACCATATGCGAAATATTTACTTCAAAACtatagttttttgaaatacaaataaatcttACTTGCAAAAATCCGGCAGATACCAATATAGGAATTACATTGTTAGCATCCAATCGTGGCATATCCTCTGAGCCTTCAATTGTGGGTTTCTTACAACCTGATGATTCAACGAAATCCGttaatttcatccattttattAACCAATCGAATATTTGTATATCGCAATGCACCGAAATGTCCATTTCGTCGAGCTTTTGTCCAGCTGTTACCTCTGCGAAGTATCCCATTTTATTCACCAATAACCGTTGTGAGCAGCTAAAATCTCTTGTAGTATTTTTTACCTCATCGCATACATGGATAACAATCTCAGGTctgagttttaataaaataaaaataaacatattacatttttgaaatgtatatattGGTATCTGATTGGCGTACTCTTTAGTATCTCCtgtattttttaactttctcaTTGGCTTTGCGTCGTTCGGATAAGTTTCACAATTTAAACCCTTTCTGTcattaacattttcaatttcattaatttttccgTTATTATTCACTTTTACAGAATCTGTATTCTCCAAAAGAATTTGTCTAGCATTAATAGattcctttttatttgtttgtttatgttttaattGATTAGGAAAAGAAGCTGGTACTGGTATTGGGCAAATAAATGATAGAACAGAGTCCGCCATTCCTTCATTAATAACATAGTCTAATTTCTTATATAGTTTTGTTTGCACACTTTCTTCCTTTGTTAATCCGCTATCCAATTTCTTGAAACTACGCCGAGAAAATGATCCAATAGCCAATCCAACAGTACTTCGCCTTTGGGAAAGTTTGTTATCATCAATTCCGCTCATGGAGACTTCGCTATCTTGTACAATATttggtttcattattttattttcaaatctttGCCCTAAAATGCCTTCAAAGATCTCTTTATccaccattttttcaaaattcagttCATCTTTCGGGAGATCTGAGTGATAATTTTCTGATGTATTACACGTCAAATGTCTTTGTTGATTAGTTTGTATAGATACAACATTATTTACTTTACAAGAAACTTTTATGAAATCTAAAAACttattaatttgtatttcttCTTCAGTATCTTCTACAAGTGAACTAGTTTCAGTTTTCGGCtgaagtaaattattaaaaaattcatttttctctttaaatttttctttataagacTCGCTTTCTACCTTATCTGAATCCATAACTTAACTTTATATGGCTTATTATAAGCTAAATCAATTCGGTACGGTTAAACATTTTTGACacaataaacaatatttgtttCCCTTGGAGATTGATGACTACTTAGTTTagaataaatacacacatacatacttacatatatcaggttattaattttgtattcagGATAACTACTTAATGAACTTTCGATTAAGATTTTCGCGCGAAAGTACAAAATTTAACTCATTACCTAGATGAAGATTAAAGTGGCGAAGTAGTTGTAATAATTGCGCGTAATATTTGTTGattaaaattgactttttaaCGGTATATCTATGCAattacatgcatataaatattgtacCAACATATTTcaccatatttatatttaacacaATTGATTCTTGTGAGAATTGGACCTCATTGACTTCAACCACACTACATTCATTGCAACTCTTTTgcatgaaatcaaaaatttgacCTTCGATCAATAGTTGACTGTGTCAACGGAGATTTCTCAATAATCCATGAGTGTAGATATTTACGAATGCTTAGTGTttcaagttttaataaaaacttttaatgaccaaagaaaataaatttaacaaatgtACTACAGATGGGCCCAGAAAGGAGCTTACCGAAATTCTTCGACTGCAACCAGATAACGTGGACCAGTGAGTTGCAAAGTCTACTCCTGATAGTCTCTTCTCCGCGCATTTACTAACGAATGATATTTGGATGGGGCAGAGTCGATGTAGAAGAGGTGCACTGAGTTtcttacggaagaaatggcgaGTCTTTCAAGGATACATGTATTCGCTCCGATAGCAATAACTTAAAGTCTGGACCTAGGTGACAATACGTTTAAGGCTGTCAAGAGGTGTATGAAATTATTAGCGATATTAGACGTGTTTGGTCTCAGAATGTTCGAAGTAGATTGAGTAGAAAGCAATGTTGATGCTTCATCTTcatctttattggcgtagacaccgcttacgcgattatacccgagttaacaacagcacgacagtcgtttcttcttttcgctacgtggcgccaattggagattccaagcgaagtcaggtgcttctccacttggtccttccaacggagtggaggtcttcctcttcctctgcttcccccgtcggctactgcgtcgaatactttcagagctggagtgttttcgtccattcggacaacatgacccagccagcgtagccgctgtcctttaattcgctgaactatgtcaatgtcgtcatatatctcatgcacctcatcgttccatcgaatgcgatattcgccgtggccaacgcgcaaagaaccataaatctttcgcagaacttttctctcgaaaactcgcaacgtcgactcatcagttgttattatcgtccaagcctctgcaccatatagcaggacggaaattatgagtgcAATGTTGATgcagaaagaaaaaaaggagGAACATCCTCCATATTATTCTCCAGCATACAGAAGCGGTTTAGCTTTAGCTTGGACGGATCGTGCTTAGCCAGAAGACCATAAAcgttttttacaaatacaaattgagACCTGTACTACAAGAAACTTTCACAGCTTTTACGACCGCAGTGGAAACAAGATTCTTCGGACGTATGCCGAGGTTCCGTACGTAGAAATACTTTTGAATACTTTTACGTGTCATGTGAAAACTCAGGAAGACAAAGGGAGACCATTTTAGTTGACATTGGATCTAGTATATATCAGATGTTCAAGCAGAAGTGGCTCTAGCAAGCAATGTGCGTTGTGTAGGGCGAGACTGGCTGTCGATAAGTATGATATGTCAAGTATAGCTGCAAATCTTCGTAGAGAGACTTCTTCAGAAACGCAAAAAACTGATATACATATAGCTTcaaggtttaaatttaaatttctatcgAACAAGGCTGGTGACTGGGCATTGACCAAGGAAGAGTCGTGAATATTTAAGAATTGCCAAACTTGAATGGATGAAGTCCAGGTGATTTAGgtactttctttttcacttcCTAGCATTTGAAACACTGAAGTAAAAATATCTATGTTTCCATACtttcatttgctttatttttcaaagagtAACGCAGTACAATTGCGCAAGCGCTAGGGGAAATGTTAGCGAAAGGTTGCAATTACAATTTATTCGATTTATGGAAAGCAgttaatattagaaaaaataggaactttttttttcctcgtatcttatttttttatctacgttgtaaaaaaattaatatccaaCTTGATCAAGGATACCTAGACCTGAATTGCATAATCGTctcaagtaaaaaaaattgtctataaattaaaatttcaaatttagagacttgacaCTGTGATAATAATgttctaaataattttgttcactttACTTTCCATTGAGCACAGCAATAGGTAAAATTTGTTCACAACATAGTAAATTTTATTACCCTAATTCATATGGACAGAAAAATTATAGGTTGGCACACAGGCTAAATGTTATCGTTAATTCCAAATTCGATAATTGCTTGGGCACCctgaaatgttatgaaaataGTGTGGCaacttcattaattttgtttcgACGCTAAAGTTGGCCAATTTATTATATAGTGCATGCTTTTGCATATGTTAAGTATCgtaaaatttatacaataatATTGTTG
This window harbors:
- the LOC126762563 gene encoding SANT and BTB domain regulator of class switch recombination, whose protein sequence is MDSDKVESESYKEKFKEKNEFFNNLLQPKTETSSLVEDTEEEIQINKFLDFIKVSCKVNNVVSIQTNQQRHLTCNTSENYHSDLPKDELNFEKMVDKEIFEGILGQRFENKIMKPNIVQDSEVSMSGIDDNKLSQRRSTVGLAIGSFSRRSFKKLDSGLTKEESVQTKLYKKLDYVINEGMADSVLSFICPIPVPASFPNQLKHKQTNKKESINARQILLENTDSVKVNNNGKINEIENVNDRKGLNCETYPNDAKPMRKLKNTGDTKEPEIVIHVCDEVKNTTRDFSCSQRLLVNKMGYFAEVTAGQKLDEMDISVHCDIQIFDWLIKWMKLTDFVESSGCKKPTIEGSEDMPRLDANNVIPILVSAGFLQMEPLMVECLSFCHARLCDVVRCSLNLSCLNDSIITRLAAMFTNLELEMVRDKKERLVPRLWIKLIQSLCEPEPEALRGHSYSLAGLFRCSRCGEHLTNTIKSYIPCQPNNTRLTRWGQLTSCHVRDNLWNMNNFIAQIYKEHRSWRKVYWKLWGHCHFLYCCICESHFPVYKMAWCRFHPLSPNYMESITDDFLAGPVGRYPCCGQKAFRFETFPETNGCHFREHSVLAETDRERQILQIIQIISDNCIVSDPPSESLRNPEKIPPWGGVPLTPQQCRQGLLPALDVGELSSKSIRHMDHNVSINYDSCSDSSGSEITYNIDGQSKKNNTKNREIDFSSDGCESEKAGSEALTTRKLKKKLSLNSGRNWFGELSARSNQDHQREYEEKALKNIVIQINKNYGLDKSILPCGSVGGFYVRLEAEWKDQLKHRTSSNPISSSSASAIGKHKYK